The sequence GCGGTAACATCACCCCTCGCGGACACATCCCCGTCGAAGTCGACCTCGAGTGTCCGCCAGAGCGGTTCGACGACGTCGTCGAGGCGCTTCGGAAGGCCGGGGTCAACGTGATCCAGGCCGGTGCAGAACGCTACGGCGAGGAAATGAACGTCGTGCTGGTCGGCGATATCGTCGAGAACGACCTCTCGGGAACGCTCACCCGGATCGAAACCGATGCTGAGGCCGTCGTCCGGGACCTCTCGCTGTCGGCACCCGACGGGACCGGAGCGACCTCGAGCGCCCGCGTCCGCCTCGCGATCGACTCCGGCGACGCCCAAGCGGTCCTCGCCGCGATTCGATCCATCGGCGACGACAAAGACCTGACGGTCGTCGAACCGCTGCTTGGAGGTGAGGCCTGATGCGACTCGCCATCCTCGGTGCCGGCGCAGTCGGCCGATCGGTCGCCGACCTCGCCAGCGAGTACGGCCACGATGTCGTCGCTGTCGCCGACTCACAGAGTGCTGCAGTCGACGCCGACGGACTCGATACCGATGCCGTCCTCGAGCGCAAAGCCGGTGGCGACGCCGTCGGCACTGGCGACCTCGAAGACGTCTTCGAGACCGATTACGACGTCCTCGTCGAGGCGACGCCCACCACGCTCGATGACGCCGAACCCGGCTTCTCACACGTCGAACGGGCGCTCACGGACGACCGCCACGTCGTCCTCGCGAACAAGGGGCCCGTCGCCGAACGGTACGAGGATCTGCGCGCGCTCGAGGCAGAGAGTGCGGGCTCGGTGCGCTTCGAGGCGACCGTCGGCGGCGCGATTCCGGTGCTCTCGACGATCGAAGACGAGACGCCACAGGCCGTCACCGCCGTCCGCGGCGTTCTCAACGGCACGGCGAACTTCATCCTCACGCGCATGGCTGCCGAAGGACTCGACTACGAACACGTCCTCGCGGAAGCTCAGGACCTCGGCGTCGCCGAGGCCGATCCCACGTTCGACGTCGACGGAACCGACGCCGCGCTCAAGTTCGTCATCCTGGCGAACGTGCTGGCCGACGGCGGCTTCTCGCTCGAGGACGCCACCGTCGAGGGCATTCAAAACATCCCGGGGAGTGCCCTCGACCTCGCCGCCGAAGACGGCCGGACGATTCGGCTCATCGGTGAAGCGACCCGCGACTCCGTCCGCGTCGGCCCGCGACTCGTCCCCGAGAACAGCGCCCTCGCCGTCACGGGCACGCGAAACATCGTCCAGTTCGAAACTCGCCACGCCGGGTCGCTCGCCTCGAGCGGTCGCGGTGCAGGTGGTCCGGAGACGGCGACGGCGGTCCTGTCGGACGTCGGCCGGTTACCGCGACGGTAGCCCGTCACCCTACTCGAGGTCGTCGGTGGCCGATTCGTCGTTTTCGTTCTCAATACCACGTAAATTTTTATGCAGAATTGTCATAGATTCTACTCCCGATGGTCTCACCGACGTCGCTGCTCCCGCTCGCGTACGTCTGCGGTGGGCTCGTTCCACTCGTCCTGGTACCGCACACGCTGCGCCACTGGGAGAAACCGGGGAGCACCGGCTTGCTCGTCGCGCTCGGGGGACTCACGATCTGGTCGATCGCCTACGGGCTCGCGGTCACGACATCGGCGTACGGCCAGGTACTCGTCCTCGGCTCGATCGTGATTCTCGGCAGTCAACTCGCCGCGGTCGGCTACCTCTTCGTCGCCCTCGAGTACACGGATGCCGTCGAACTGGGTCGGGTGCTCGTCGGCGGGTTCACCGCCTTCGTCCTCCTCGTCTTCGTCGTCTCGGTGACCGATCCCGCTCACGGACTCCTCTGGGGGGAGACTGACCGTCCCGTTGTCGACACGACCGCGAGCCAGCCCCTCGCGACGGGAACGATCCTGTTCACGATGGCTATCGGGGCCGTCGCCGTCCTCGTGCTGGTTGTCGACACGGTGACGGCCACGGGTGCCCAGCGGACGCAAAGCCTCGCGCTCGTCGGTGCGGGGTTGCCGACGCTCGCGATCAGCGTCGCCGACGTCTACGTGATCGACGCGTACGTCCACTCACTGCTCCCGTTCGGCGTCCTCACGAGCGTCGTCGCCCTCTGGTGGGCGCTGTTCCGGGCGGACTTTCTCGAGGTCGTCCCGATCGGTCGGAAACGGATCGTCGAAGAGATGGACGACGCGGCCGTCGTGATCGACTGCGATGGACGCGTCGTCGAGTGTAACCCGGCCGCCCGAACGCTCACAGGGGTCGCCGACACGGACGCGGGAACGCCTGCCGAAGAGTTCTTCGCCGAGTTCACAGACGCCGTCGATCAGCTCACCGACCAGCAGTCTGTCGAGACCGAAATTTCGATCGATTGTGACGGAAACCGACGTACCTTCCACCGCAAGACCTCGCCACTCGAAGAATCACGAACTGACAGGTCAGCCGGACGGTTGATCGTCCTCCGCGAGATCACCGAGTTGAAGCGCCGCGAACGCGAACTCGAGCGGCGGGAATCAGAACTCGAATTCCTCCAGCAACTGCTCTCGCGGGTCCTCAGACACAACGTTCGTAACGACCTCTCGGTAGTTCGTGGCTACGCGTCGATGATCGAAGACGAGACCGACGGCACCGTTG is a genomic window of Natrarchaeobaculum aegyptiacum containing:
- a CDS encoding amino acid-binding protein, producing MGNEPAEGDEPETDGGVRAYTVRLELVDEPGELLRALEPIADSGGNLLSIHHERGNITPRGHIPVEVDLECPPERFDDVVEALRKAGVNVIQAGAERYGEEMNVVLVGDIVENDLSGTLTRIETDAEAVVRDLSLSAPDGTGATSSARVRLAIDSGDAQAVLAAIRSIGDDKDLTVVEPLLGGEA
- a CDS encoding homoserine dehydrogenase encodes the protein MRLAILGAGAVGRSVADLASEYGHDVVAVADSQSAAVDADGLDTDAVLERKAGGDAVGTGDLEDVFETDYDVLVEATPTTLDDAEPGFSHVERALTDDRHVVLANKGPVAERYEDLRALEAESAGSVRFEATVGGAIPVLSTIEDETPQAVTAVRGVLNGTANFILTRMAAEGLDYEHVLAEAQDLGVAEADPTFDVDGTDAALKFVILANVLADGGFSLEDATVEGIQNIPGSALDLAAEDGRTIRLIGEATRDSVRVGPRLVPENSALAVTGTRNIVQFETRHAGSLASSGRGAGGPETATAVLSDVGRLPRR
- a CDS encoding histidine kinase N-terminal 7TM domain-containing protein, which codes for MVSPTSLLPLAYVCGGLVPLVLVPHTLRHWEKPGSTGLLVALGGLTIWSIAYGLAVTTSAYGQVLVLGSIVILGSQLAAVGYLFVALEYTDAVELGRVLVGGFTAFVLLVFVVSVTDPAHGLLWGETDRPVVDTTASQPLATGTILFTMAIGAVAVLVLVVDTVTATGAQRTQSLALVGAGLPTLAISVADVYVIDAYVHSLLPFGVLTSVVALWWALFRADFLEVVPIGRKRIVEEMDDAAVVIDCDGRVVECNPAARTLTGVADTDAGTPAEEFFAEFTDAVDQLTDQQSVETEISIDCDGNRRTFHRKTSPLEESRTDRSAGRLIVLREITELKRRERELERRESELEFLQQLLSRVLRHNVRNDLSVVRGYASMIEDETDGTVADRAATIVDKSDGLLETSKKAWAMQRIVESDCEAEPLDLAQTVRSLVDEYRSAHARARIAFDVPDRCLVVVDPQLERAIDALLENALIHHDGTSPTVAVRLEAVDGRVVVTIEDDGPGIPDDELAVLDRGEETPLHHTSGVGLWMAHWIVERSAASIDFESDPGGTTVSITVPADRTHWTDRNGQNVDARHVDSAGVPDPRFV